The genomic DNA GCCTGACTTGCGAGTATAGATTGGCAAGGGGGTGCGATGCAACCACTTCTCACGGTTTCTGTGAGGGTCTTCGGTATGCCATCTCCCGGTGCCGTGAGATTCTGTAGCCGGATGATGATCCGCAGTGATCGCGCGTTGGCACTCGACGATAGGGCAAGGTGAATTCGTCCCTCTGTAGGGCGACTAAAGACCGATTACAATGCCCTGATTCGCACAAACTGGCAGGAGAATGGTGACTCGGGGGAGTTGCAGAGTGTGTCGAAATGTCCAGAAATGTCGGGATCGGTGGGGTTAAGGGTCGCAGATTAGTCAGTGTCACGAGAGTGTGTGTCACTCGCATTTTTATGTTTTGCAAGTGCTTACAATCACATCGTCCGACGTGGTATGTCACGTTGCCTTGCGGTGCTGAGGGGCGAGTCAGGTCGCCGCTTGTGGAGGCGGGAGTATGGCAAACAGCGCCTCAGGGTCGAATCGTCAGCGGCCTTGAGTGTTGCGAGTGCGCTGCGGCCACGTGACCACCAGGGTTCGACATACACGTTGACCCGATTCCGGCGAGCAGGTATCTTCACGATCTATTCATGATGAAAGTGTTGCGCAGCACGCGCGTGTGGTATTTGTTTGTATAGTTGTTGCAGGTTCGACGGTTGGGAGGCCTCGCATGCATGTGCTCCATACTCCGGCAGACACTGGTACCTCCGCTTACCCCTTTGCAGCGACACCGATCAGGTCTGTGCCTGACGCCGCGATCGTGCGAGAGCCGACGGGGCGTGGCTGCCGGGCCGATGCGGTGGTCTTTTCTGTGGGATGTGTGACAGCCAGTCACGGAGTGATGAGCACATGTTCTCAATGAGGACCACAACCGCGCTGCTGCACGGACTCGGAGAGCCGGGCAACTCGTCTGCCTGGGAAGAGCTTGACGGCCGATGCCGGCCGATCATGCTGGCGGTCTGTCGGCGGATGGGTCTTACGCACGCCGAGGCGGAGGACGCGGTGCAAGCCGCGATGGTCTCGTTCGTCGAGGCCTATCGACAGGGCAAGTACGACCGTGAGCGGGGGCGTCTGAGCGCGTTCATTATCACGATTCTCCGCCATCGCGCGATCGATCGCGTGCGGCAGGCGCGTCAACGTCGTGAAGCGAACGAGTGTGCCGCGGGGCTAGAGGCAACGAGCGAGCACGAAGTCGAGCGATTCTGGCTTGACGAGCGGCAGAACCAGATCCTGCGAGAGGCACTTGCGCAGCTTCGCGAGGGCGGCACGGACGAGCGGATGATCGCGGCCTTCGAGCTGTATGGTCTGCGAGGGGTTGAAATCGACGAGGTTATCGCACAACTCGGTATGTCGCGTGAAGAGGTGTACAACGCGAAGTATCGTGTCACAAAGCGGCTCCAGCCGATCGTTGCACGCCTCGACGAGTTGTACGAGGATGTGTGACCATGGCATGCCCCGAGGACTTCAGTTCAGCGCGTGACGGCCCTTCCTCGGACCCACGTTCTCGCGATGGTGACGGCGTGTGTCCGGGGCTTGAAGCATTGGAGGAGTACGCGTCTGCACTCGCAACGGGTGAGCCATGCACCGATCATCACGCGACGATGGAGCACGTTCGGTCGTGCGGGACATGTGCCGATCTCCTGTCCGCGATGCGATCGGCAGAGGGGTTTCTGGATCGCTTCCGGGGGCCTGTGGCACGGAGCCGAGACGAGGTCGAGCGTGGTCTGAAGCCGGAGCACCAGCGAGCCATGGAGGGTGCGAGCCCGGTGGTTGTGGAGGGCTACTCGGTCGAGGGGCTGGTTGCCTTCGGCGGTCAGGGCGCGGTCTACAAGGCGGTTCAGCGCGGCACAGGCCGGCTCGTTGCGATCAAGCTGCCACTCGGGGACACCCAGCGCCATCCTTCGACGCGGTACCGATTTGAGCGTGAGGTCGAGCTCGCAGCGCGGCTTGATCATCCGGGCATCGTGAGGATCATCGAGGCCTGCCGCGTGGAGGACGGGCGACTTGGATACGTGATGGAGTATGTTGAGGGAGAGACGATCGACCGATGGTCGATGCGGACGCGAGCCGATGGTGCGGCAGGGATGCGCCGGATCGTTGCGGTGATGGCGGAGGTCGCGGATGCGATTGCCGCGGCGCATCAGCGTGCGGTGCTGCATCGAGACATCAAGCCGAGCAACGTGATCGTGGCCGGTGATGGAAAGGCGCGTGTGTTGGACTTCGGTCTGGCGAAGTCGCTCGATGCCTCCGGATCATCTTTCGTGACGATGACGGGCGCGTTTCTCGGGACGCTCGCGTATGCCGCGCCAGAGCAGATCGATGGGGGCGCGGAGGCGGTCGACATCCGGACGGATGTGTACGCGATGGGCCTGCTGCTCTTTCTGTGTCTGACAGGGAGATTGCCGTACGCGACGGACGTGCCGACGGCGGAGCTGCTGAGACAGATCCGAGAGTGCGACCCGGTGCGACCGTCGACTGTCGTGAATCAGATTCCGGCGGACCTTGACGCGATCGTGCTGAAGGCGCTCGCGAAGGTGAGGGAGCGGCGGTACACGACCGCGGGGGAGTTTCGTGACGATCTTCGCGCCTGGCTCGCGGGGCAAGCGGTGCGAGCGCGGTTTGACAGCAGGTGGTACGTGGCGAGGAAGACGATCCGGCGGCATCGGCGGGTTGTCGCCGCGGGGCTTGTGATGGGGCTATTGGTGGCTGCGGGTGTGGGCTTGGTTGCATACACGATCGCCAGCACGGATGCGGCACGGGCACGAGAAGCGTATGAGCGCAGCCGCGCGACAACGGAGTCGGCCAGGGCCGATGCGGTGCGGCAGTTGATCGATGAGTTGCTGCCGATCGCGAGCATAGAGGCCGGTAACCCGCTCACTGCAGCGTCGGTGCAGAGTCTCAATCTGCTCGATCGCAAACTTGAGTCTGGCCAATTACGCGATCAACCCATGCTTGAGGCGGCGCTCCGTGGACTCTTGGCTGCTCTCTATAACGACCGCGGAACGCTTGGACGGGCAGAACTCCACGCACGTCACTCGCTTCGGTTGCATCAGATCACGATGGGCGAGGCCCATACCGAGACCTTGCGAGCCGCGGACACACTCGCGGGGATCCTGCTTCAGCGTCGGAAGTTGGGGGAGGCCGAGTTGCTCGCTCAGCGTGCGTACCAGTCAAGATCGCGGGTTCTGCCCGCATCACACCACGACGTGCTCACGAGTCTCTACACCCTGGCACGGATAGAGCTTGAGCGGGGCAGATTCAGAAGTGCCCAATCCCTTGTAAACAAGATCGAATCCGACGGAAGTGCGAGCGTGGAGGCACATCCCACGCTTACATCATCGCTCATTGCGATCAATACGGATATAGCGCTGGCTGAAGGTCGAGTCACAGACGCACTGCCTCTGGCGCAGCGTGCGGCGATCGCGTCGTTCCGCCTTCGCTCGGACGATCATCCAGAGGTAGCCCGTGCCATCCGGCGGCTGGCGCGTGCCGAGCGTGCCGTGGGTCAGGACGAGCTTGCGAAGCGCAACGAGATGCTCGCCGAGCTGATGGAGGGCACGCTAGGATCCAATCGCCCCGCAGAGACGTGGGCCATGCTTGTGGAACTCAAAGAGCGGCTGCTCGGACCGGATGACATCCAGGTATCGGGCACGTTGATCCTTCAGGGACTCGCTCAACAGGCCGCACGAGAGTGGAGCGAGGCACTTGTCACGCTGGATCGCGCTGTTGAGATACTTCAACGCGAGGAGGGGCCAGACTCTCTGACCGCGATCGATTGCATCAACCAGTTTACGCAGTCAATGATGCGTGAACATCGGCTTGATGAGATCCGTGAGCATTCTCAGCATCGATATGAAGTGTATAAGCAGAAGCATCCAAATCGCCTCAGCATCATGATTGTTGTGGCACACCGTGAGTGGGCATCTTGGCTCGGTGTGATGGGACGCGACGAGGAGGCGTTTGCCGAGCTTGATCGGGTTCTCGTGGAGTTGCAGGACATTGCGCACAACGATCCGATCGAACGAATCCGCGCAGAGATTGAGATCGCGGAGTTGCATGCGGCCAGAGGGGAATGCGATCTTGCGGAGCCGCTCGCTCGCTCTATCCTTGATGCCATCGGTTCGGATATGCAGTTCTGGTGGGAAGCCCACCGGGCAGAACGCGTGCTTGTCGAGGGCCAGATCACCAGGCGTGAGTTTGCTTTGGCAGAGCACACGATCAACGAGGTTGCGCGGTACAGGGTCCCAATGGGTGCGGGCTTCGTTCCTGAGGCTCAACCCGAGAGGCGAATGGCAGGTCGATGGATTGCCGCTTATCGCGAGGTCGATCGGCCGGAGCCGCCCGCTTTCGCCGACCTCAGGTTGGTGTATGGCCTCATGGATGAGTAGGTCCTTCGCCCAGCACAAGTTTCCGAAAAGTGCCTGCGAGATCCCGCCCTGTACCACGAAGTGTCTCTGAAGCCCCTGTTGTTGGGCGGCTTCGGGCGACGTTCGTGGCAGGGCGGGTATCCCGCCGCGTTCGCCGTCCTCGTGGTCCTTGTCACATCACAGAGGAGGCATCGCTATGGCTCGTTCGATCACTGTTTCTCGTGCGCTCGCGCTGGTCGCCGCGGCTGGCTTGACGTCAACGGCGTCGGCGCAGTGGGGGCCCCCGTCCTTCCTGGCGTTCGACTTTCTTCCCGACATGCTGGAGATGACTCCTGTTGATGTCGTCGGTTCAGGTGAGACGACGGTCGTGGCGTACAGGGCGATCAGAGAGAGGGGTGTTCAGAACCAGGTCTTTGACTCTGGTCTCTGGCACGCGGGCGAGCACTTCCCGATGCCCGAGCGGTTCGACGCGAACGGTGAGTTGTATGAGACGCAGATGACGCTCTTCCGGCAGTCGCCGCAGCGCGGGCCGGGAGACCCGATCAAGGGCATTCCGATTGTGGTGGTGACGAAGCCGGTGGGTCAGTTTGGTCAGGGTGCGTTCTGGGACACGCGGGAGGGAGTCGCCGATGCAACGCTGAACTTTCTGGGCGTTGGCTCCTATGACTTGTCAGCAGCACACTCGGCGGACCTTCACGCCTCGACGATCGTCGGGACAGGGTACACGGATCTCAGTGGTTCGGTGGTCTCTCGGCGCGCGGTTCGCTGGGACACAGCGAGCGGTGTCGGCACGGAGTATCCGATGTCGATGCTGATGGTGGGCGCGGAGGCCCGCGGCATGTCGGCCGATGGACAGGTCACGGTCGGCGTTGCGCACGTCGGATTCCAGAACATCTCGTTCGATTATTCTGTGGGCATCGCTTGGTTCGGGAATGGCCTGTACACCATCTTCGATCACGTGGAGGGGCTGACCCATGTCTCCGGCGATGGGATCGCCCTTGCGGGATACAGCACCACGCGGTCGAACACGAAGGGAAATCTCAACCGGACGTCGACCGGACAGAACTACACCCTCGATGCGGGCGACATCAACGACGACGGCGTGATCGACATTCTCGACGATCACGACTCGGTCATCAACGACCTCTCGTTCGATGGGAACGTTGTCGTGGGCTCGGTCACGCTTCCTGGAGCTGACGAGCGGGCCGCGTTCTGGGTGTTCGACGGAGCCGGGTACAACTTCTTCGACCTTTCCGCGTATCTGGAGATCAGCGGCGTGGCAAACCTCGAAGGGTGGCACCTGAGCAGCATCACCGCCGTCTCTGATGATGGCACGATGTTCGTGGGATCGGGCATCGATCCGCTGGGTCGCACCGCGGGCTGGATGGTCACGGTTCCTGTTCCCACGCCGGGCACGGTGACACTGCTCGCACTGGGTGGGGTCATGGCGTCGCGGCGGCGCAGACCCAGCGCCTGCTGAGACGCTGAGGGCCGCGGGATTGCCTCCCCCGCTGCGACGTGCGTGGAACCCCGGCCGAGCTCAACGGCCGGCCGGGGGATTCAGGAAAGATGTCTTGTGTGCTGCTCACGAACAGTCAGCAAGACAGCCACGGGCTTGACGTTTGTTTGATGCGGCGTTGCCCCAGCTCACGCTGAGACGCTGAGGGTTACCAGAACCCTTGAGACCTGCTTCAGAGCCAGTTGGAGCGAGGTGAG from Phycisphaeraceae bacterium includes the following:
- a CDS encoding sigma-70 family RNA polymerase sigma factor, which translates into the protein MFSMRTTTALLHGLGEPGNSSAWEELDGRCRPIMLAVCRRMGLTHAEAEDAVQAAMVSFVEAYRQGKYDRERGRLSAFIITILRHRAIDRVRQARQRREANECAAGLEATSEHEVERFWLDERQNQILREALAQLREGGTDERMIAAFELYGLRGVEIDEVIAQLGMSREEVYNAKYRVTKRLQPIVARLDELYEDV
- a CDS encoding serine/threonine protein kinase, which produces MRSAEGFLDRFRGPVARSRDEVERGLKPEHQRAMEGASPVVVEGYSVEGLVAFGGQGAVYKAVQRGTGRLVAIKLPLGDTQRHPSTRYRFEREVELAARLDHPGIVRIIEACRVEDGRLGYVMEYVEGETIDRWSMRTRADGAAGMRRIVAVMAEVADAIAAAHQRAVLHRDIKPSNVIVAGDGKARVLDFGLAKSLDASGSSFVTMTGAFLGTLAYAAPEQIDGGAEAVDIRTDVYAMGLLLFLCLTGRLPYATDVPTAELLRQIRECDPVRPSTVVNQIPADLDAIVLKALAKVRERRYTTAGEFRDDLRAWLAGQAVRARFDSRWYVARKTIRRHRRVVAAGLVMGLLVAAGVGLVAYTIASTDAARAREAYERSRATTESARADAVRQLIDELLPIASIEAGNPLTAASVQSLNLLDRKLESGQLRDQPMLEAALRGLLAALYNDRGTLGRAELHARHSLRLHQITMGEAHTETLRAADTLAGILLQRRKLGEAELLAQRAYQSRSRVLPASHHDVLTSLYTLARIELERGRFRSAQSLVNKIESDGSASVEAHPTLTSSLIAINTDIALAEGRVTDALPLAQRAAIASFRLRSDDHPEVARAIRRLARAERAVGQDELAKRNEMLAELMEGTLGSNRPAETWAMLVELKERLLGPDDIQVSGTLILQGLAQQAAREWSEALVTLDRAVEILQREEGPDSLTAIDCINQFTQSMMREHRLDEIREHSQHRYEVYKQKHPNRLSIMIVVAHREWASWLGVMGRDEEAFAELDRVLVELQDIAHNDPIERIRAEIEIAELHAARGECDLAEPLARSILDAIGSDMQFWWEAHRAERVLVEGQITRREFALAEHTINEVARYRVPMGAGFVPEAQPERRMAGRWIAAYREVDRPEPPAFADLRLVYGLMDE